Within the Blastopirellula marina genome, the region TGATCTTCGTCTTTCCCCAACCGGCCAAGATATCACCGCCACGAAGGCCAGCTTTTTCGGCCGCGCTGCCCTGCGTTACCTTAATGATCGGAATACCAGCAGGCTGTGGATCCCCCACCTGAACACCAAGAGCCCGCTTGCCGCCCTCCTTCTTTTCTTCATTATCCGGCTGACCGCCTGATCCGATACCACCAAAGTAAAGATCGAGCATCGATCCCCCGGCATTCTTGATGGGCACAATCTTGTCTTTTACGAGGTGCTGAAGGATATCGACGTTCATCGCGACGATCTGTCGAATGCCAGGCACGTTGATGTGCTCGACATCGTCGCTGGGGCGATGATACTGCGAATGGAAACCGGTAAAGTCGTGCATCACCGGAATCCCGCGACCGTAGAACGAAGCATGATCGCTCGGACCATATCCGCCTGGAACTTTATTGATGGTGATGGCGTGCTTGGCGGCTGCTTCATCGATCCACTGTTCGAACTCTTCGGCCGTGTTGTGTCCGTAGACAGTCAAACGGTCTTTTCGCAAACGGCCGACCATATCGTAGTTGAGCATCGCCACCGTGTTCTCAATCGCGAACAGTGGATGGCGGACGTAGTACTCGCTTCCAATTAGCCCCTGTTCCTCGGCACCGAAAGCAATAAATAGCATCGTCCGCCGGTCAGTGCCCTTCCACGCCGCACATTGCCGCACCGTTTCCAACAAGGCCACCGTCCCGGAAGCATTGTCGTCGGCTCCGTTGTGAATTTCGCGTGTCCAAGGTGCCAAAGAACCAGATCCGCCGTACCCGAGATGATCGTAGTGAGCCCCTACGACGACCACTTCCGAAGCCAGCTTTCCTTTGCCCGGGAGTACACCAAGCACGTTTTGCTGGGTTCGATCTGACGTTTCGATTTCAACTTCGCCAGTTACACGGGCACCGCCCAGGTCAAAGGAACTCGGCTGCAAGCTTTTGTCGACGCTGGCTTCCCACTCCGACAACGAAGGCTTGTCCGCTTCTTTCAGCAAGGCGTCCACCACCGAGCGTTTCATGTGAAAGATAGGAATCTTCGGCTCAAATTCCTTGGGCATACGGATCTGGAACGAAAGCAGCTTGTCTTCCGCCCCTTTCTCCTTTTTAATTCCCGCCTCGTCCGATACGAAAATGACCGCAGCCGCGTCATGCTCGATCGCGTTGACAATCTTGGTCGATAGATAGGCAAACTTAGAATTGCCCGAGCCAGCGAACTTTTGCGTGCTGCCGGCCTGGTCTGGCTCGTGCCGCAGCAAGATCACCGCTTTGCCAGCTACATCGAACTGTGCGTAGTCATCATAGCCATCGCGCGGCGAGGTAATCCCATAGCCGGCATATGCCAGCGGTAGATCGATCGCACCGACGGTGCTCGGAGAAAGTGGCCGGTAGTCATCACCGGTCACGGCACGCGACTTTCCGTCGGCGGACTTGAGCGTCAGATGGTTATTATGTCCCAACTCAACCCGCTCGCGAGTTGCAAAGACCTGAAAGGGCTTTCCTTCAATCAGCTTGGTATCGAGCCCAGCACTGGCAAACTGCTC harbors:
- a CDS encoding M20/M25/M40 family metallo-hydrolase, which encodes MKYASAILLVSLLSLELGCQQQETIAASPDAERATDASRAATVTYPVANYSFTDSQIDSRILADITFLASDKQEGRGPYSKGLQASAEYIAEQFASAGLDTKLIEGKPFQVFATRERVELGHNNHLTLKSADGKSRAVTGDDYRPLSPSTVGAIDLPLAYAGYGITSPRDGYDDYAQFDVAGKAVILLRHEPDQAGSTQKFAGSGNSKFAYLSTKIVNAIEHDAAAVIFVSDEAGIKKEKGAEDKLLSFQIRMPKEFEPKIPIFHMKRSVVDALLKEADKPSLSEWEASVDKSLQPSSFDLGGARVTGEVEIETSDRTQQNVLGVLPGKGKLASEVVVVGAHYDHLGYGGSGSLAPWTREIHNGADDNASGTVALLETVRQCAAWKGTDRRTMLFIAFGAEEQGLIGSEYYVRHPLFAIENTVAMLNYDMVGRLRKDRLTVYGHNTAEEFEQWIDEAAAKHAITINKVPGGYGPSDHASFYGRGIPVMHDFTGFHSQYHRPSDDVEHINVPGIRQIVAMNVDILQHLVKDKIVPIKNAGGSMLDLYFGGIGSGGQPDNEEKKEGGKRALGVQVGDPQPAGIPIIKVTQGSAAEKAGLRGGDILAGWGKTKITSLDELRAAVRATQLDQKIPVRIMRGMLELELEVEFPE